From Vallitalea longa, one genomic window encodes:
- a CDS encoding carbohydrate ABC transporter permease, which produces MAKSNINHGKLNYKKRSNLIAYCVVIPVLIYHFTLIILPSLNTLYSALTKWNGIGKKEFIGLSNFKELFNDPNFMNALTNNLKWMAIFLTLPIILGFLVGYLLTRVKRGRIVYRAMYFLPYVISAAIAGKIFAAFYNPYFGINVIFKNLNLDFLVRDWLAPNNALVSVALVDNWHWWGFVLVIFMSALQQIDPALYEVAEVEGATTLEKMRYVTIPSIKNTIIFIIVTTMVWSMGTFEYVWVMTKGGPGSELLSTMLYKNSLFKYRAGYASAIAVVQVSVSFIIFGLFALIRRKSED; this is translated from the coding sequence ATGGCAAAAAGTAATATAAATCATGGAAAATTAAATTATAAGAAAAGATCTAATTTAATAGCCTATTGCGTCGTCATACCTGTTTTGATATATCATTTCACTCTAATAATTTTACCTTCACTTAATACATTATATTCAGCACTTACTAAATGGAATGGTATTGGTAAAAAAGAATTTATTGGATTAAGCAATTTCAAAGAACTATTCAATGATCCTAATTTTATGAATGCATTAACTAACAATCTCAAATGGATGGCCATATTTTTGACACTTCCAATAATTTTGGGCTTTCTAGTTGGTTATTTACTTACTAGAGTCAAAAGAGGAAGAATTGTCTACAGAGCCATGTATTTTTTACCTTATGTTATATCTGCTGCTATAGCTGGTAAAATATTTGCTGCATTCTATAATCCGTATTTCGGTATAAACGTAATATTTAAAAATCTAAATTTGGATTTTTTAGTTAGAGACTGGTTGGCACCTAATAATGCTTTAGTTTCAGTTGCGCTAGTAGATAATTGGCATTGGTGGGGATTCGTTTTAGTTATATTCATGAGCGCTCTACAGCAAATAGATCCAGCACTATATGAAGTGGCTGAAGTAGAGGGAGCGACTACTCTAGAAAAAATGAGATATGTTACTATACCATCAATAAAAAATACAATTATCTTTATTATTGTCACAACAATGGTGTGGTCAATGGGTACATTTGAATATGTATGGGTCATGACTAAAGGTGGACCAGGTTCTGAACTATTATCCACAATGTTATATAAAAATTCTTTGTTTAAATACAGGGCAGGGTATGCTAGTGCCATTGCTGTAGTTCAGGTATCTGTATCATTTATCATATTCGGTTTATTCGCATTAATAAGAAGAAAGAGTGAAGATTAG
- a CDS encoding ABC transporter substrate-binding protein, giving the protein MKKVLFLCMVLVLIFSIVGCKKDDSKNNEVEITFTASEADQAAVYEKIFNGFIDEYNSENETDIKLKIVSGQGKDITNTRMSSNDKPDIFMLDSPADVAQYVRDDLLYDLTSAAEKNKWSEKLFDWAYDLSVTDGKVYTLPYGYEGMVIWYNKNIMKELELNAEDIDTLSEFENALKLASEKGYTPIMLGSQDWPWAQEWYLSILFSYTGKELVKNTIEGKDNASWENEEFKKTVELYKSWHDRGYLADKRSYVLTSDDAINAFTTDKALFKVEGTWATYWVGPLEGEDREKVGVMLHPAINDTEKPHMPLAVGGMWCVSKDTEHPEVVEYIINQLLREDIQSDFIGAGLDVAPMSIDDSEFEDLEGVVKEMWQMVNGALEQGNYGYATWAFYPPETRVYLYEGIVNVLEGNITIDDYLAEMQKLTEKERQEGFVPILP; this is encoded by the coding sequence ATGAAAAAAGTATTATTTTTATGTATGGTACTAGTTTTAATTTTTAGTATCGTAGGATGCAAAAAAGACGATTCCAAGAATAACGAAGTAGAAATAACATTTACAGCATCTGAAGCTGACCAGGCAGCAGTATATGAAAAAATATTTAACGGATTTATAGATGAATATAATTCAGAAAATGAAACAGACATAAAATTAAAAATAGTTTCAGGTCAAGGAAAAGACATAACCAATACTAGAATGAGCTCAAATGATAAACCAGATATATTTATGCTTGATTCACCAGCAGACGTAGCTCAATATGTTAGAGATGATCTGCTATACGATTTAACGAGTGCTGCAGAAAAAAATAAATGGTCAGAAAAATTATTTGATTGGGCTTATGATTTATCTGTAACAGATGGTAAAGTATATACATTACCTTATGGTTATGAAGGTATGGTAATCTGGTACAACAAAAATATAATGAAAGAACTTGAATTGAATGCTGAGGATATTGATACACTCAGTGAATTTGAGAATGCACTAAAATTAGCATCAGAAAAAGGTTATACACCTATAATGTTAGGTTCTCAAGATTGGCCCTGGGCCCAAGAATGGTATTTATCAATATTATTCAGTTATACAGGTAAAGAATTAGTTAAAAATACTATTGAAGGAAAAGACAATGCCAGTTGGGAAAACGAAGAATTCAAAAAAACTGTAGAATTATATAAATCATGGCATGACCGTGGCTATTTAGCAGATAAAAGATCATACGTCCTAACTTCTGATGATGCCATTAATGCATTTACAACAGATAAAGCTTTATTTAAGGTTGAAGGTACATGGGCAACATATTGGGTAGGACCACTTGAAGGAGAAGACAGAGAAAAAGTTGGAGTTATGCTACATCCAGCTATAAATGATACTGAAAAACCTCATATGCCTCTAGCTGTAGGAGGAATGTGGTGTGTTTCTAAAGATACAGAGCATCCAGAAGTAGTTGAATATATCATAAATCAATTGCTAAGAGAAGATATACAGAGTGATTTCATTGGAGCAGGGTTAGACGTAGCCCCTATGTCAATTGATGACAGTGAATTTGAAGATCTAGAAGGTGTAGTTAAAGAAATGTGGCAAATGGTCAACGGAGCATTAGAGCAAGGTAATTATGGTTATGCTACATGGGCATTTTATCCACCAGAAACAAGGGTATATTTATATGAAGGTATTGTTAACGTATTAGAAGGTAATATTACAATTGATGATTATTTAGCTGAAATGCAGAAGTTGACAGAAAAAGAAAGACAAGAAGGATTTGTACCAATATTACCATAA
- a CDS encoding AAA family ATPase: MSRGIIIFGSAGSGKTTLGKMVAERLSFSYYDLDDYIWRKDTVKPFTVMYTREEKINRLMSDISQSEFFVMAGSMDSFNAPFVPLFDLAVHITVPVEVRLTRINKREYDRFGKRILEGGDLYENHQKFLASAARYDTDGSPSMRTHEQWANSLPCKVIRINGEDSLSNSMELIINVYRDIKDG, translated from the coding sequence ATGTCGAGAGGAATTATTATTTTTGGCTCAGCGGGTTCTGGAAAAACAACATTAGGAAAAATGGTAGCTGAAAGACTTAGTTTTTCATATTATGATTTGGATGACTATATATGGAGAAAAGATACAGTTAAACCATTTACGGTTATGTATACGAGAGAAGAAAAGATTAATCGATTAATGTCAGATATATCCCAAAGTGAATTTTTTGTTATGGCAGGTTCGATGGATAGTTTTAACGCACCTTTTGTTCCGTTATTTGATTTAGCTGTACATATTACTGTACCAGTTGAGGTAAGATTAACTCGTATAAATAAAAGGGAATATGATAGATTTGGGAAACGTATTTTAGAAGGTGGAGATTTGTATGAGAATCATCAGAAATTCCTTGCTAGTGCAGCTAGATATGATACCGATGGTTCACCTTCTATGAGAACACATGAACAATGGGCTAATTCATTGCCTTGTAAAGTGATTCGCATTAACGGAGAAGATAGTCTATCAAATAGTATGGAATTGATTATTAATGTATATAGAGATATTAAGGATGGTTAA
- the rpsI gene encoding 30S ribosomal protein S9, whose translation MAELKYYGTGRRKHSVARVYLVPGTGKITINKRDIDEYCGLETLKVTVRQPLELTHTVDKFDVIVNVHGGGFTGQAGAIRHGISRALLKADDEFRPALKKAGFLTRDPRMKERKKYGLKAARRAPQFSKR comes from the coding sequence GTGGCAGAATTAAAATATTATGGCACAGGTCGTAGAAAGCATAGTGTTGCAAGAGTATATTTAGTACCTGGAACAGGAAAAATTACAATCAATAAAAGAGATATAGATGAATACTGTGGACTTGAAACATTAAAAGTTACAGTACGTCAACCATTAGAATTAACTCATACAGTAGATAAATTCGATGTTATCGTTAATGTACATGGTGGTGGATTCACAGGACAAGCAGGTGCTATTCGTCATGGAATTTCAAGAGCTTTATTAAAAGCTGATGATGAGTTCCGTCCAGCACTTAAAAAAGCAGGTTTCTTAACAAGAGACCCAAGAATGAAAGAAAGAAAGAAATATGGATTAAAGGCTGCAAGACGTGCACCTCAATTCTCAAAAAGATAA
- the rplM gene encoding 50S ribosomal protein L13, protein MKTFMPKAEAVERKWYIVDAEGQTLGRLSSEIARVLIGKNKPIYTPHVDTGDNVVVINADKVVLTGKKLDQKLYRYHTGHPGGLKEIKYKDMMKNKPEEVVMHAVKGMLPKNKLGRKMLKKLRVYRGSEHKHEAQKPEVLEIKN, encoded by the coding sequence ATGAAAACTTTTATGCCAAAAGCAGAAGCAGTTGAGAGAAAATGGTATATAGTAGATGCTGAAGGTCAAACTTTAGGACGTTTATCATCTGAGATAGCAAGAGTACTTATTGGAAAAAATAAACCTATCTATACACCACATGTTGATACTGGTGATAATGTTGTAGTTATCAATGCAGATAAAGTTGTATTAACAGGAAAAAAATTAGACCAAAAATTATACAGATATCACACTGGACATCCAGGTGGTTTAAAAGAGATTAAATATAAAGACATGATGAAAAATAAACCTGAAGAAGTAGTTATGCATGCAGTTAAAGGTATGCTTCCAAAGAATAAACTTGGAAGAAAAATGCTTAAGAAATTACGTGTATATAGAGGTTCAGAACATAAGCATGAAGCTCAAAAACCAGAAGTATTAGAAATCAAAAACTAA
- a CDS encoding YibE/F family protein, which yields MKQKILLFLAVILCFGVFVGGVQASGDTTDQINEEDYSEEIIPGKVIAIIKDDYETLETSGGDYVQKIQVLKVKLTKGEEKGKLIEVYNTVDGIMANSFDAKVGDELYCGIERDDQGNIVQGYISEVKRDRYLIYLVIAFVLLTVIVGGIKGIKTLFTLGITIVGVYFMLKGIISGQNPVVISIIVSFVVTIITMFVIGGFNKKAIAAIAGTLSGVIIAGTISLIIGYYANLSGLETSESQMLLYTTGTVKLDFKGILFASILLGTLGAVMDVCMSISSSIKELKDNNPIMTVGQLFKSGMNIGKDVMGTMSNTLILAYAGTSMCLMLLFMVNKMTLVDIVNMELISTEIVRALAGTIGLIVSIPITAIVASLLAKGDYSKV from the coding sequence TTGAAACAGAAAATATTATTATTTTTGGCAGTCATATTATGTTTTGGAGTATTTGTGGGTGGTGTTCAAGCTTCTGGGGATACAACAGATCAAATAAATGAAGAAGATTATAGTGAAGAAATTATTCCTGGTAAAGTTATTGCCATAATTAAAGATGATTATGAAACTCTCGAAACGTCGGGAGGAGATTATGTACAAAAAATTCAAGTGTTAAAAGTAAAACTTACCAAAGGTGAGGAAAAAGGAAAGCTAATAGAAGTATATAATACTGTAGATGGTATTATGGCCAATAGTTTTGATGCAAAAGTCGGAGACGAATTATACTGTGGTATCGAACGAGATGATCAAGGAAATATCGTACAAGGATATATAAGTGAAGTCAAAAGAGATAGATATTTAATATATTTAGTTATAGCATTTGTGCTATTAACAGTTATTGTAGGAGGAATTAAAGGAATTAAGACTTTATTTACTCTAGGAATAACAATCGTCGGAGTATATTTTATGTTGAAAGGAATTATTAGTGGACAGAATCCAGTTGTAATATCCATAATAGTTTCTTTTGTAGTAACTATTATAACTATGTTTGTTATTGGAGGTTTCAACAAAAAGGCAATAGCTGCAATTGCAGGAACTTTATCAGGCGTAATCATTGCTGGAACAATATCTCTAATAATTGGCTATTATGCGAATTTATCAGGTTTGGAGACGTCAGAATCTCAGATGTTACTGTATACTACAGGTACAGTAAAACTTGATTTCAAAGGAATATTATTTGCTAGTATTTTGCTAGGTACTCTAGGTGCTGTTATGGATGTTTGTATGTCTATTTCTTCATCTATTAAAGAATTAAAAGATAATAATCCCATAATGACAGTTGGCCAATTATTTAAATCAGGTATGAATATCGGTAAAGATGTAATGGGTACCATGTCAAATACTTTAATATTAGCTTATGCAGGTACTTCAATGTGTTTAATGTTACTATTTATGGTTAATAAAATGACATTGGTAGATATAGTCAATATGGAATTGATATCTACAGAGATAGTAAGAGCATTAGCTGGTACTATTGGCCTTATTGTATCAATCCCTATAACAGCAATAGTTGCATCGTTGTTAGCCAAAGGAGATTATAGTAAAGTATAG
- the truA gene encoding tRNA pseudouridine(38-40) synthase TruA has product MCNIMLVVAYDGTEYCGWQIQKNATTIEQKIIEACQKLFSREIKLVGASRTDTGVHALGQIVLLKVDTTIPIHKIPYAINAYLPDDIVVRDAKIVTNNFHPRYNAKNKTYEYKIYNCNFPLPQYNRYAYFYHKTLDVDKMNEAAKGFIGKHDFKAFCSTGSSAKTTIREIYSCDVDIEDEMITIAINGNGFLYNMVRIIVGTLIEVGRGKMQPEDISDIIESLDRKRAGVTAPAKGLTLVKINYN; this is encoded by the coding sequence ATGTGTAATATTATGCTGGTAGTAGCTTACGATGGTACAGAATATTGTGGATGGCAAATACAAAAGAATGCGACGACCATAGAACAAAAAATAATTGAAGCATGTCAAAAATTGTTTTCCCGGGAAATAAAATTAGTCGGTGCCAGTAGAACTGATACAGGTGTACATGCATTAGGTCAAATTGTGTTGTTAAAAGTAGATACAACAATACCTATACACAAAATACCATACGCAATAAATGCTTATTTGCCTGATGATATAGTTGTTAGAGATGCAAAAATAGTTACTAACAATTTTCATCCCAGATATAATGCTAAAAACAAAACATATGAATACAAAATTTATAATTGTAACTTTCCACTACCTCAATATAATAGATATGCATATTTTTATCATAAAACTCTAGATGTTGATAAAATGAATGAGGCAGCAAAAGGGTTTATTGGTAAACATGATTTTAAAGCATTTTGTTCAACAGGAAGTAGTGCAAAAACAACTATAAGAGAAATTTACAGTTGTGATGTTGATATAGAAGATGAGATGATTACTATCGCTATTAACGGAAACGGATTTTTATATAATATGGTCAGAATAATTGTTGGAACATTAATTGAAGTAGGAAGAGGTAAAATGCAACCAGAAGATATCTCAGATATTATTGAATCATTAGACAGAAAAAGAGCAGGGGTTACTGCTCCGGCAAAGGGTTTGACTTTGGTTAAGATTAATTATAATTAA
- a CDS encoding energy-coupling factor transporter transmembrane component T family protein, whose amino-acid sequence MIRDITIGQYYPANSYIHKLDPRMKLLGTLLFIISLFIANNIWGYAVALVYLSSIIIISKVPLRFMLKGLKAIFIIIILTVVLNLFFTKGENLLYKLGSIEIYEEGLYFATMMAIRLIFLIIGSSILTLTTSPIQLTDGIEYSLNPLKRIKVPAHEIAMMMTIALRFIPILLEETDKIMKAQMARGADFESGGIVKRAKSLIPLLVPLFISAFRRADDLALAMEARCYRGGEGRTRMKQLRYSKYDLIAIIVLVVYITILIIL is encoded by the coding sequence ATGATAAGAGATATAACAATCGGTCAATACTATCCTGCTAATTCTTATATACACAAATTAGATCCAAGAATGAAATTATTAGGGACACTATTATTTATTATCTCTCTATTTATTGCCAATAATATATGGGGATATGCTGTAGCATTAGTATACTTAAGTTCAATAATAATTATATCAAAAGTTCCACTTAGATTCATGTTAAAAGGGTTGAAAGCAATATTTATCATAATTATTTTAACTGTTGTATTGAATCTATTTTTTACGAAGGGCGAAAATCTGTTATATAAATTAGGAAGTATAGAGATATATGAGGAAGGTTTATATTTCGCTACAATGATGGCAATAAGACTGATATTCCTTATCATTGGTTCATCGATACTTACTTTGACTACATCTCCCATACAGTTAACTGATGGGATAGAATATTCATTGAATCCATTAAAAAGAATAAAAGTACCAGCTCATGAAATAGCTATGATGATGACTATAGCTCTTAGATTCATACCAATATTATTAGAAGAAACCGATAAAATAATGAAAGCTCAGATGGCAAGAGGAGCTGATTTTGAGTCTGGTGGAATAGTAAAAAGAGCAAAAAGTCTTATACCTCTTCTTGTACCTTTATTTATATCCGCATTTAGAAGAGCAGATGATCTAGCATTAGCAATGGAAGCTAGATGTTATAGAGGTGGAGAAGGAAGAACAAGAATGAAACAGCTTAGATATTCTAAATATGATTTAATTGCAATAATTGTACTAGTGGTATACATTACTATACTTATTATTCTTTAG
- a CDS encoding energy-coupling factor transporter ATPase has translation MSIKIDNLTYIYSANTPFEKKALDDVTLEINDGEFVGLIGHTGSGKSTLIQQFNGLLKPTSGDVYVNDINIHNKQKPLKEIRQKVGLVFQYPEHQLFEMTVYKDVAYGPTNMGLDAKEIDKRVKDAISTVGLNEEIYEKSPFELSGGQKRRVAIAGVLAMEPDVLILDEPTAGLDPRGRDEILDELVKLHQELGITVILVSHSMEDVGKYVERIIVMDKGKVKYDDTPKKVFNHIKELESMGLGVPQVTYLMHELKDKGFMVSNEVTTIQEAYDEILNIVSKDVRL, from the coding sequence ATGTCAATTAAAATAGATAATTTAACATACATTTATAGTGCGAATACACCTTTTGAGAAAAAGGCTCTAGATGATGTGACTTTGGAAATAAATGATGGAGAATTTGTAGGACTTATAGGACATACTGGTTCTGGAAAGTCTACATTAATTCAGCAATTCAATGGATTATTGAAGCCTACAAGTGGAGATGTATATGTTAATGACATAAATATACATAATAAACAAAAGCCTTTAAAAGAAATTAGACAAAAAGTAGGTCTTGTTTTTCAATATCCGGAACATCAACTATTTGAAATGACTGTTTATAAAGATGTAGCCTATGGACCAACCAACATGGGATTAGATGCTAAAGAAATTGATAAAAGAGTAAAAGACGCAATAAGTACTGTTGGATTAAATGAAGAAATATATGAAAAATCACCTTTTGAATTATCAGGAGGGCAAAAAAGAAGAGTAGCTATTGCTGGAGTTTTAGCTATGGAACCTGATGTTCTTATTTTGGACGAGCCTACAGCTGGACTTGATCCAAGGGGTAGAGATGAAATACTAGATGAGTTAGTGAAACTTCATCAAGAGTTAGGTATAACGGTTATATTAGTTTCTCATAGTATGGAAGATGTAGGTAAATATGTTGAACGTATAATAGTTATGGACAAAGGCAAAGTAAAATATGATGATACTCCTAAAAAAGTATTCAATCACATAAAAGAATTAGAGTCTATGGGACTTGGTGTTCCACAGGTGACATATTTAATGCATGAATTAAAAGATAAAGGATTTATGGTATCTAATGAAGTTACTACAATACAAGAAGCATATGATGAAATATTGAATATCGTTAGTAAGGATGTGAGATTATGA
- a CDS encoding energy-coupling factor transporter ATPase, whose translation MEMIKSRGLVYEYHTHNDMGEIEELNRAIDHVDIDIDRGEFIAILGHNGSGKSTMAKHLNALLTPSEGTLWVKGMDTKEEDNIWDIRQTAGMVFQNPDNQIIATVVEEDVAFGPENLGIEANEIRKRVDKALDTVGMNAYSTHSPNKLSGGQKQRIAIAGVLAMKPECIILDEPTAMLDPSGRREVINTVRELNKNDNITIILITHYMEEAIEADKVFVMDEGKISLHGTPNEVFTQVEQMKELGLDVPQVTELAYKLRKNNINIPANILNVKEMVDALCQLK comes from the coding sequence ATGGAAATGATAAAATCTAGAGGTCTAGTATATGAATATCATACCCATAATGATATGGGGGAAATTGAAGAACTGAATAGAGCAATTGACCATGTGGATATAGATATTGATAGAGGAGAATTCATAGCTATACTTGGACATAATGGCTCAGGAAAATCTACTATGGCAAAGCATTTGAATGCCCTTTTAACCCCATCAGAAGGTACTCTATGGGTAAAAGGTATGGATACAAAAGAAGAAGATAATATATGGGATATAAGACAGACAGCTGGAATGGTATTTCAGAATCCAGATAATCAAATAATAGCTACAGTAGTAGAAGAAGATGTAGCTTTTGGTCCTGAGAATTTAGGAATAGAAGCAAATGAAATAAGAAAAAGAGTAGATAAGGCTCTTGATACTGTGGGAATGAATGCTTATAGTACTCACTCTCCTAATAAATTATCAGGAGGACAGAAGCAAAGAATAGCTATTGCAGGTGTACTTGCAATGAAACCAGAGTGTATTATTTTGGATGAGCCAACGGCAATGCTTGACCCTTCAGGTAGAAGAGAAGTAATAAATACAGTAAGAGAATTGAATAAAAATGATAATATAACAATTATATTAATCACACATTATATGGAAGAAGCAATAGAAGCTGATAAGGTTTTTGTGATGGATGAAGGTAAGATATCCTTACACGGTACACCCAATGAAGTATTTACACAAGTTGAACAGATGAAGGAATTAGGACTTGATGTTCCTCAAGTAACAGAACTAGCGTATAAGCTTAGAAAAAATAACATTAATATACCTGCTAATATACTTAATGTAAAGGAAATGGTTGATGCCTTATGTCAATTAAAATAG
- a CDS encoding bL17 family ribosomal protein, whose amino-acid sequence MAGYRKLGRTSSQRKALLRNQVTNLIYHGQIRTTVSKAKEVRKLTEKLIALSVKEKDNYETVTVTQKVPKKTADGKRVKNEVDGKKVTEFDKIEKTIKKDNASRLHARRQMLKVLYPVKEVPVKNAGKKANTKQVNLVDKLFDEIAPKYSDRNGGYTRIIKIGPRRGDGAEEVIIELV is encoded by the coding sequence ATGGCAGGATATAGAAAGCTTGGAAGAACTTCTTCCCAAAGAAAAGCATTACTAAGAAATCAAGTGACTAATCTAATTTACCACGGACAAATTAGAACTACAGTTAGTAAAGCAAAAGAAGTTCGCAAACTTACTGAAAAATTAATCGCATTATCCGTAAAGGAAAAAGATAATTATGAAACAGTAACTGTAACTCAAAAAGTTCCTAAGAAAACTGCTGATGGAAAAAGAGTTAAAAATGAAGTAGATGGTAAAAAAGTTACTGAATTTGATAAAATTGAAAAAACTATTAAAAAGGATAACGCTTCTAGATTACATGCACGTAGACAAATGCTTAAGGTTTTATACCCAGTAAAAGAAGTGCCTGTAAAGAATGCTGGTAAAAAAGCAAATACTAAACAAGTTAACTTAGTTGATAAGTTATTTGATGAGATTGCTCCAAAGTATTCAGATAGAAATGGCGGATATACAAGAATTATTAAAATAGGACCTCGTAGAGGTGACGGTGCAGAAGAAGTAATCATAGAATTAGTGTAA
- a CDS encoding DNA-directed RNA polymerase subunit alpha: MFDFEKPKIDIVEITEDNRYGRFVIEPLERGFGTTLGNSLRRIMLSSLPGASISSVKIEGVLHEFSSIPGVKEDVTEVIMNLKHLAIKNNSDSPEPKVAYIEFEGEGVVTAADIQADPDIEIVNPDLPIATLSGGADSKLFMELTITKGRGYISADKNKSEEQPIGVIPVDSIYTPVERVNLVVENTRVGQITDYDKLTLEVWTNGTLSPDESVSLAAKVLSEHLNLFIDLSENAKNAEVMVEKEDDEKEKVLEMSIDELELSVRSYNCLKRAGINTVEELTNRTSEDMMKVRNLGRKSLEEVLAKLKELGLSLKPSDE; the protein is encoded by the coding sequence ATGTTTGATTTTGAAAAACCAAAAATAGATATCGTTGAAATAACTGAGGATAACAGATATGGACGTTTTGTTATAGAACCTCTTGAAAGAGGATTCGGAACTACTCTAGGTAATTCATTACGTAGAATTATGTTATCATCGTTACCTGGTGCTTCTATAAGTAGCGTTAAGATTGAAGGGGTATTGCATGAATTTTCCTCAATACCAGGTGTTAAAGAAGATGTTACTGAAGTTATTATGAATCTTAAGCACTTAGCTATCAAAAATAATAGTGATAGTCCAGAGCCAAAAGTGGCTTATATTGAATTCGAAGGTGAAGGTGTCGTAACTGCGGCAGATATTCAAGCTGATCCTGATATCGAAATCGTTAATCCTGATTTACCTATTGCTACACTTAGTGGTGGAGCTGATAGTAAATTGTTCATGGAACTTACTATAACAAAAGGTAGAGGCTATATTAGTGCTGATAAAAATAAATCAGAAGAACAACCAATAGGAGTTATTCCAGTTGATTCTATCTACACACCAGTAGAAAGGGTTAACCTTGTAGTTGAGAATACTCGTGTAGGTCAAATAACTGATTATGATAAATTAACTTTAGAAGTTTGGACAAATGGAACATTATCTCCTGATGAATCAGTTAGTTTAGCAGCAAAAGTACTTAGCGAACATCTTAATCTATTTATAGATCTATCAGAAAACGCTAAAAATGCTGAAGTAATGGTTGAAAAGGAAGATGATGAAAAAGAAAAAGTTCTAGAGATGAGTATTGATGAATTAGAACTATCTGTTCGTTCATACAACTGCTTGAAGAGAGCAGGTATCAATACTGTTGAAGAACTTACCAATAGAACATCTGAAGATATGATGAAAGTACGTAATCTTGGTCGTAAGTCTTTAGAGGAAGTATTGGCGAAATTAAAAGAATTAGGATTATCTCTAAAACCCAGTGATGAGTAA
- the rpsD gene encoding 30S ribosomal protein S4, giving the protein MARYRGAVCRLCRREGEKLFLKGERCYTGKCAMDRRPYAPGENGKRRTKVSEYGLQLRQKQKAKRIYGVLETQFRNYFAAADKRKGITGENLLIILETRLDNVVYRAGLGRSRTEARQVVRHNHITVNGKKVNIPSYQVKVGDVIEVKEKSLSIQRFKDIVETTSSRIVPEWIDADIENKTIKIVSVPTREQIDTHVEETLIVELYSK; this is encoded by the coding sequence ATGGCAAGATATAGAGGTGCAGTATGCAGACTTTGCCGTAGAGAAGGTGAAAAACTTTTCTTAAAGGGTGAAAGATGTTATACAGGAAAATGTGCTATGGATCGTAGACCTTATGCTCCAGGAGAAAATGGAAAGAGACGTACTAAAGTTTCTGAGTATGGTTTACAATTAAGACAAAAGCAAAAAGCAAAAAGAATCTATGGTGTTTTAGAAACACAATTTAGAAACTATTTTGCAGCAGCTGATAAAAGAAAAGGTATTACAGGTGAGAACTTACTTATAATCCTTGAAACTAGATTAGATAATGTTGTATATAGAGCTGGTCTTGGTCGTTCTAGAACAGAAGCAAGACAAGTGGTTAGACATAATCATATTACAGTAAATGGTAAAAAAGTTAACATTCCTTCATATCAAGTAAAAGTTGGAGATGTTATTGAAGTTAAAGAAAAATCATTAAGCATCCAAAGATTTAAGGATATTGTAGAAACTACAAGTTCAAGAATTGTCCCAGAATGGATAGATGCTGATATAGAAAATAAGACAATTAAGATTGTATCTGTTCCAACTAGAGAACAAATCGATACTCATGTTGAAGAAACACTAATTGTCGAGTTATATTCAAAATAA